From one Sciurus carolinensis chromosome 9, mSciCar1.2, whole genome shotgun sequence genomic stretch:
- the Bdh1 gene encoding D-beta-hydroxybutyrate dehydrogenase, mitochondrial isoform X1 — protein MLILLKEPCYNIWLRTSRRKQTILPLVSTMLATRLSRTLLQLPGKTLSISNGENATKRTLLFCSTSFISIKHRTYTSEVDPVGSKAVLVTGCDSGFGFSLAKHLHSKGFLVFAGCLLKDKGDAGVKELDSLNSDRLRTIQLNVCNNEEVERAVEMVHLSLKDPEKGMWGLVNNAGISTFGEVEFTSMETYKEVAEVNLWGTVRTTKSFLPLLRRAKGRVVNISSMLGRMANPARSPYCITKFGVEAFSDCLRYEMYPLGVKVSVVEPGNFIAATSLYSPERIQAIAKKMWDELPEVVRKDYGRKYFDEKIAKMETYCNSGSTDTSSVIDAVTHALTATSPYTRYHPMDYYWWLRMQIMTHLPGAVSDMIYIH, from the exons AACCTCCAGAAGGAAGCAGACTATTCTACCACTTGTTTCCACCATGTTGGCCACCCGCCTCTCCAGGACACTGTTACAGCTCCCAGGAAAGACTCTAAGCATCTCTAATGGAGAAAATGCAACAAA ACGCACACTGTTGTTTTGCTCTACCTCCTTCATCTCGATCAAGCACCGGACTTATACCAGTGAGGTGGACCCG GTTGGCAGCAAAGCTGTCCTGGTCACTGGCTGTGACTCTGGATTTGGGTTCTCCTTGGCCAAGCATCTGCATTCTAAAGGCTTCCTTGTGTTTGCTGGCTGCTTGTTGAAG GACAAAGGGGATGCTGGGGTGAAGGAGCTGGACAGCTTGAACAGTGACCGGCTGAGAACCATCCAGCTCAATGTCTGCAACAACGAGGAGGTGGAGAGAGCAGTCGAGATGGTCCACTTAAGCCTGAAGGACCCTGAGAAAG GGATGTGGGGCCTGGTTAACAATGCGGGCATCTCGACATTTGGGGAGGTGGAGTTCACCAGCATGGAGACCTACAAGGAGGTGGCGGAAGTGAACCTCTGGGGCACAGTGCGGACAACGaaatccttccttcccctccttcgaAGAGCCAAAG GCCGTGTTGTCAACATCAGCAGCATGCTGGGCCGCATGGCCAACCCTGCCCGCTCCCCGTACTGCATCACCAAGTTTGGGGTGGAGGCTTTCTCTGACTGCCTGCGATACGAGATGTACCCGCTAGGTGTGAAGGTCAGTGTGGTGGAGCCCGGCAACTTCATCGCTGCCACCAGCCTCTACAGCCCGGAGCGCATCCAGGCCATTGCCAAGAAGATGTGGGACGAGCTGCCTGAGGTCGTCCGCAAGGACTACGGCAGGAAGTACTTCGATGAGAAGATCGCCAAGATGGAGACCTACTGCAACAGTGGCTCCACGGACACGTCCTCTGTCATTGATGCCGTCACACATGCCCTGACCGCTACCTCCCCCTACACCCGCTACCACCCCATGGACTACTACTGGTGGCTGCGCATGCAGATCATGACCCACTTGCCAGGAGCTGTCTCTGACATGATCTACATACACTGA
- the Bdh1 gene encoding D-beta-hydroxybutyrate dehydrogenase, mitochondrial isoform X2, which translates to MLATRLSRTLLQLPGKTLSISNGENATKRTLLFCSTSFISIKHRTYTSEVDPVGSKAVLVTGCDSGFGFSLAKHLHSKGFLVFAGCLLKDKGDAGVKELDSLNSDRLRTIQLNVCNNEEVERAVEMVHLSLKDPEKGMWGLVNNAGISTFGEVEFTSMETYKEVAEVNLWGTVRTTKSFLPLLRRAKGRVVNISSMLGRMANPARSPYCITKFGVEAFSDCLRYEMYPLGVKVSVVEPGNFIAATSLYSPERIQAIAKKMWDELPEVVRKDYGRKYFDEKIAKMETYCNSGSTDTSSVIDAVTHALTATSPYTRYHPMDYYWWLRMQIMTHLPGAVSDMIYIH; encoded by the exons ATGTTGGCCACCCGCCTCTCCAGGACACTGTTACAGCTCCCAGGAAAGACTCTAAGCATCTCTAATGGAGAAAATGCAACAAA ACGCACACTGTTGTTTTGCTCTACCTCCTTCATCTCGATCAAGCACCGGACTTATACCAGTGAGGTGGACCCG GTTGGCAGCAAAGCTGTCCTGGTCACTGGCTGTGACTCTGGATTTGGGTTCTCCTTGGCCAAGCATCTGCATTCTAAAGGCTTCCTTGTGTTTGCTGGCTGCTTGTTGAAG GACAAAGGGGATGCTGGGGTGAAGGAGCTGGACAGCTTGAACAGTGACCGGCTGAGAACCATCCAGCTCAATGTCTGCAACAACGAGGAGGTGGAGAGAGCAGTCGAGATGGTCCACTTAAGCCTGAAGGACCCTGAGAAAG GGATGTGGGGCCTGGTTAACAATGCGGGCATCTCGACATTTGGGGAGGTGGAGTTCACCAGCATGGAGACCTACAAGGAGGTGGCGGAAGTGAACCTCTGGGGCACAGTGCGGACAACGaaatccttccttcccctccttcgaAGAGCCAAAG GCCGTGTTGTCAACATCAGCAGCATGCTGGGCCGCATGGCCAACCCTGCCCGCTCCCCGTACTGCATCACCAAGTTTGGGGTGGAGGCTTTCTCTGACTGCCTGCGATACGAGATGTACCCGCTAGGTGTGAAGGTCAGTGTGGTGGAGCCCGGCAACTTCATCGCTGCCACCAGCCTCTACAGCCCGGAGCGCATCCAGGCCATTGCCAAGAAGATGTGGGACGAGCTGCCTGAGGTCGTCCGCAAGGACTACGGCAGGAAGTACTTCGATGAGAAGATCGCCAAGATGGAGACCTACTGCAACAGTGGCTCCACGGACACGTCCTCTGTCATTGATGCCGTCACACATGCCCTGACCGCTACCTCCCCCTACACCCGCTACCACCCCATGGACTACTACTGGTGGCTGCGCATGCAGATCATGACCCACTTGCCAGGAGCTGTCTCTGACATGATCTACATACACTGA